ACCTGAGTGAGACCCCCGGGGAGGtcggggtcaaaggtcaggtgATGTGTCTCTCACCGTCGCTGAGAGACctgccgacacacacacactcctacggtgagacacacacacacacacacagttgtgaTATGAGTCGATCAATAACCTGATCAATAACCTGATCAGTAACCTGATGACTGTGCTGGTTTCAGGAGAGAAGCGTGTGGTGCAGCTCAGTCTGCGCTCCACAGAGACCGGACACCAGTTCATCTCCACCAGCTTCATCTACTACAACTGCTCCGTCCTCAACTCGTGAGTCTCCGCACTCCtacaactcctcctcctcctcctcctcctcctcctcctcctctcctctcctttcctttcctttcctctcctctctcctctccttctttcctctcctctctccttctttcctctcctcttttgtttcctcttGTCTCTCCTTGTTTCCTCGTCTCTGTCCTTgttccctctcctctttcagtgtctcctcttctctctccttgtttcctcttctctctcctcctttcctcctctctccttgtttcctcttctctctccttgtttcctcttctctgtccttgtttcctcctctttcaatgtctcctcttctctctccttgtttcctcttctctctccttgtctcctcttctctctccttgtttcctcttctctctcctcctttcctcctttctccttctttcctctcctctctccttctttcctctcctttct
This Plectropomus leopardus isolate mb unplaced genomic scaffold, YSFRI_Pleo_2.0 unplaced_scaffold3190, whole genome shotgun sequence DNA region includes the following protein-coding sequences:
- the LOC121938759 gene encoding plexin A3-like, encoding CSRQEACDKWEEPQHFNTRLDQCVDISVTPSNMSVTSPATQLTIRVQNVPALSGGVSCVFEDLSETPGEVGVKGQVMCLSPSLRDLPTHTHSYGEKRVVQLSLRSTETGHQFISTSFIYYNCSVLNS